A genomic window from Triticum urartu cultivar G1812 chromosome 7, Tu2.1, whole genome shotgun sequence includes:
- the LOC125519495 gene encoding BTB/POZ and MATH domain-containing protein 2-like: MSFAGVSVIAKGRRLGIDTSTATASVSGYHLLAVQDHSRMRQPLLSHVSYYRNEDGYILLCVFLNEENDTTADPVKAHVVFSFVDETYEQELAHIHGRKILELRGQHTHAIKYIKRAVLDKHLKNDSLTIRCDVVVLNPTCDTAFIKVPLSDMQQNFTEFLLAGEGTDVVFQVGGETFAAHRRVLAARSMVFRAALFGPMKEGTSTDTTVQIEDMDAMVFNAMLGFIYSDSFHALVADENEVDLLQYLLVVTDMYNLTRLQAMCERKLCEHIEVGTATTILVLAEQHGCNGLRKACYKFLQRPDNLRAVVDMDGFDQLCRSCPSLMKDMILGLLPPK; encoded by the exons ATGTCTTTCGCCGGTGTATCTGTCATCGCCAAGGGCAGGCGTCTCGGCATTGACACCTCAACTGCAACCGCCAGTGTCAGCGGGTACCACTTGCTTGCCGTCCAAGACCACTCGCGCATGCGCCAACCCTTGCTATCTCACG TGAGCTATTACCGGAACGAAGACGGCTATATACTACTTTGTGTTTTCCTCAACGAGGAAAATGATACCACTGCAGATCCCGTGAAGGCGCACGTCGTGTTTAGCTTCGTTGACGAGACCTACGAGCAAGAGCTGGCACATATCCATGGTAGGAAAATATTAGAGCTACGAGGCCAACACACTCATGCGATTAAGTACATCAAGAGAGCAGTCTTGGACAAACATCTCAAGAACGACAGTCTCACCATCCGGTGCGACGTCGTAGTCCTAAATCCAACATGCGACACCGCGTTCATCAAGGTGCCTCTGTCTGACATGCAACAGAACTTCACCGAATTTCTCCTGGCAGGGGAGGGCACCGACGTGGTCTTCCAGGTGGGTGGTGAGACCTTCGCCGCCCATCGCCGTGTTCTCGCGGCCCGGTCTATGGTCTTTAGAGCAGCTCTCTTTGGGCCCATGAAGGAAGGCACATCGACGGACACCACCGTGCAGATAGAGGACATGGACGCTATGGTGTTCAACGCGATGCTTGGGTTCATCTACAGTGACTCATTTCATGCGTTGGTGGCGGATGAAAACGAGGTCGACCTGCTGCAGTACCTGCTCGTTGTGACGGACATGTACAACCTCACAAGACTCCAGGCAATGTGCGAGAGGAAGCTGTGCGAGCACATCGAAGTGGGTACGGCGACCACCATCCTAGTGCTCGCCGAGCAGCACGGCTGCAATGGGCTGAGGAAGGCGTGCTACAAATTCCTCCAGCGTCCGGACAACCTGAGGGCAGTGGTTGACATGGACGGCTTTGATCAGTTGTGCAGGAGCTGCCCCTCTCTTATGAAAGACATGATCCTTGGCCTGCTACCCCCAAAGTAG
- the LOC125525155 gene encoding desmethyl-deoxy-podophyllotoxin synthase-like: MEDSISHYYSVYLGWALVLASLALALRRRKAANNGLQLPPGPWQLPIIGSLHHLVRQLPHRAMRDLARRHGPVMLLRLGSMPTLVLSSPDAAREVLKNQDLAFATRRLTATMGVLTYGGRDMIFAPYGDYWRQLRKIAVTEVLTAGRVRSFRAIREEEVATMLRAIQSAGPVVELRALLSALISDGTFRAVMGNRCDSKQRDLFLRELDRIVRLATGLNTADLWPSSWLAGRLSNALRRAEEIHASVFGIIKGIIHEHLERREEGQGGEEDALDVLLKIHKDGVIDMVAVEGVIFDIFSAGSETSATTLEWVMAELMKNPAAMVKATAEVRRAFEGDGTVDEGKLGELPYMRLVIRETFRLHPPLPLMLPRECREPCKVLGYDVLKGTQVIVNTWALGRDEQSWGPDAAEFRPERFESGAGVDVDFRGTDFELLPFGAGRRMCPGMAFGLASVELPLASMLLHFDWEAPNISNPAEFDMTEQFGVTARRKANLLLRPSLRVPLPTSPPL, translated from the exons ATGGAGGACAGCATCTCCCACTACTACTCCGTCTACCTCGGCTGGGCTCTCGTCCTTGCGTCACTGGCGCTTGCACTTAGGCGCAGGAAGGCGGCAAACAACGGCCTGCAGCTCCCGCCGGGGCCATGGCAGCTGCCGATCATCGGAAGCTTGCACCACCTCGTGAGGCAACTCCCGCACCGCGCCATGCGCGACCTGGCGCGGCGCCACGGGCCAGTCATGCTGCTCCGGCTCGGCTCAATGCCCACACTGGTGCTGTCGTCGCCAGACGCGGCACGCGAGGTACTCAAGAACCAGGACCTGGCGTTCGCGACGCGGCGGCTCACAGCTACCATGGGCGTCCTCACCTACGGCGGCCGGGACATGATCTTCGCGCCCTACGGTGACTACTGGCGCCAGCTCCGCAAGATCGCCGTCACGGAGGTCCTTACGGCGGGACGCGTGCGCTCCTTCCGAGCCATCCGCGAGGAGGAGGTCGCCACCATGCTGCGCGCCATCCAGTCCGCCGGTCCCGTGGTGGAGTTGCGCGCGCTGCTGTCCGCGCTCATCTCCGACGGCACGTTCCGCGCCGTCATGGGCAACCGGTGCGACTCCAAGCAGCGGGACCTGTTCCTGCGTGAGCTTGACAGAATAGTCCGCCTTGCCACCGGGCTTAACACGGCGGACCTGTGGCCGTCATCGTGGCTTGCCGGACGGCTCAGCAACGCCCTACGCCGTGCCGAGGAGATCCATGCCAGCGTGTTCGGGATCATCAAGGGCATCATCCACGAGCATCtagagaggagggaggagggccAGGGCGGCGAGGAGGACGCGCTGGACGTGCTCCTCAAAATACACAAAGACGGTGTCATCGACATGGTTGCCGTCGAAGGCGTCATCTTT GACATCTTCAGCGCCGGGAGCGAGACGTCGGCGACGACACTAGAATGGGTGATGGCGGAGCTGATGAAGAACCCAGCAGCGATGGTGAAGGCGACGGCGGAGGTACGGCGAGCCTTCGAGGGTGATGGCACGGTCGACGAGGGCAAGCTCGGCGAGCTCCCATACATGCGCCTGGTCATCCGGGAGACGTTCCGTCTGCACCCGCCGCTGCCGCTGATGCTCCCGCGCGAGTGCCGGGAACCATGCAAAGTTCTGGGCTACGACGTGCTCAAGGGCACGCAGGTGATCGTCAATACCTGGGCACTAGGCCGCGATGAGCAATCCTGGGGGCCCGACGCGGCCGAGTTCCGGCCGGAGCGCTTCGAGTCTGGCGCTGGGGTTGACGTGGACTTTAGGGGGACAGATTTCGAGCTGCTGCCGTTCGGCGCTGGGCGGAGAATGTGCCCCGGGATGGCGTTCGGCCTCGCCAGCGTGGAGCTCCCGCTTGCTAGCATGCTGCTCCACTTTGACTGGGAGGCGCCGAACATCTCAAACCCGGCCGAGTTCGACATGACAGAGCAATTCGGTGTCACCGCTCGGCGGAAGGCCAACCTCCTGCTGCGCCCTTCGCTTCGCGTGCCACTGCCAACCTCTCCACCTCTTTAA
- the LOC125519493 gene encoding BTB/POZ and MATH domain-containing protein 2-like yields MSFAGVSVIANGELLGSDSSPTCPSASRYHLLVVQGHSRMRESNISHCFSVGGYRRQIVYNPALDDLGKDSVVVLCVFLDEKVDTTTGPMKTHIKFSFVDETDKQEPTRIHGSKILELRGQCTDAFKYIKSAVLDKHLKNVSFTIQCVVVVLNPTCDTAFVTVPPSDMHQNFADFLLAGDGTDVVFHVGRETVAAHSCILVARSTVFSAALFGPMKEGTSTAATVHVDDMYATVFKAMLQHLLVAADRYNLPRLRAMCEKKLCEHIDVSTVTTILGLAEQHGCDGLKKACCKFLRCADNLRAVVAMDGFDDLCRSCPTLMKGMILGVLPAK; encoded by the coding sequence ATGTCGTTCGCTGGTGTATCTGTCATCGCCAACGGTGAGCTCCTCGGCTCTGACAGCTCGCCTACCTGCCCCAGCGCCAGCAGGTACCACTTGCTTGTCGTCCAAGGCCACTCGCGCATGCGCGAATCCAACATATCTCACTGTTTCTCCGTCGGAGGCTACCGCCGGCAAATTGTGTATAACCCCGCGCTCGATGACCTGGGCAAAGACAGCGTCGTAGTACTTTGTGTTTTTCTCGACGAGAAAGTAGACACCACTACAGGGCCCATGAAGACGCACATCAAGTTTAGCTTCGTTGACGAGACCGACAAGCAAGAGCCGACACGTATCCATGGTAGCAAAATACTAGAGCTACGAGGCCAGTGCACTGATGCATTTAAGTATATCAAGAGCGCAGTCTTGGACAAACATCTCAAGAACGTCAGTTTCACCATCCAGTGCGTCGTCGTGGTCCTAAATCCAACATGCGACACCGCCTTCGTCACGGTGCCGCCGTCCGACATGCATCAGAACTTCGCCGACTTTCTCCTGGCAGGGGACGGCACCGACGTGGTCTTCCATGTGGGCCGCGAGACAGTCGCCGCTCATAGCTGTATTCTCGTGGCCAGGTCTACGGTCTTCAGCGCAGCTCTCTTTGGCCCCATGAAGGAAGGAACGTCCACGGCCGCCACTGTGCATGTAGACGATATGTACGCTACAGTATTCAAGGCCATGCTGCAGCACTTGCTCGTCGCGGCAGACAGGTACAACCTCCCAAGACTCAGGGCGATGTGTGAGAAGAAGCTTTGTGAGCACATCGACGTGAGCACGGTGACCACCATACTAGGGCTTGCCGAGCAGCATGGCTGTGACGGGTTGAAGAAGGCGTGTTGCAAGTTCCTCCGGTGTGCGGACAACCTTAGGGCAGTGGTGGCCATGGACGGCTTTGATGATTTGTGCAGGAGCTGCCCCACTCTTATGAAGGGCATGATCCTTGGCGTTCTACCAGCAAAGTAG
- the LOC125519492 gene encoding BTB/POZ and MATH domain-containing protein 2-like → MSFSGVSVVTNGKLHDGSTMNAGAASGYHLLVVEGHMGTQQLIRSRYFTVGGHRWCIYCYPDGLSLQICLYEEMLTTAEPVGAQFEFSLVDDTSKQESARIHGNKIFEFRGYSHHGYDRFMTREELKKHLKDKDNSFTIRCDIVVKNPTWNTSPFILVPPPDMPWNISDFLLAGEGTDVVCRVGDETFAAHRCVLAARSTVFRAALFGPMKEGTSSIAAVVLIDAMDAAVFKAVLGFIYSDSLPVPTQDENEGDLLQHLLVAADPYDITRLKAMCEKNLCEHIDVSTVATILALADQHRCDGLKQTCYQYLRCPANLSAVVATDGFDHLYRSCPDLMKDMMLAMLPPM, encoded by the exons ATGTCCTTCTCTGGTGTGTCGGTCGTCACCAACGGCAAGCTCCATGACGGTTCCACCATGAACGCCGGCGCGGCCAGCGGGTACCATTTGCTCGTTGTTGAAGGCCACATGGGTACGCAGCAATTAATCAGGTCTCGCTACTTCACAGTAGGAGGCCATCGCTGGTGCATCTACTGCTACCCCGACGGCCTATCACTTCAGATTTGCCTCTACGAGGAAATGTTAACTACTGCAGAGCCCGTGGGGGCACAGTTCGAGTTCAGTCTCGTCGATGACACCTCCAAGCAAGAGTCCGCACGTATCCATGGCAACAAAATATTCGAGTTCCGTGGCTACTCCCACCACGGGTACGACAGGTTCATGACGAGGGAGGAATTGAAGAAACACCTAAAGGACAAGGACAACAGCTTCACCATCCGGTGCGACATCGTGGTCAAAAATCCGACGTGGAACACGTCTCCATTCATCCTAGTACCGCCGCCCGACATGCCATGGAACATCTCCGACTTTCTCCTCGCAGGGGAGGGCACCGACGTGGTCTGCCGTGTAGGTGATGAGACGTTCGCCGCCCACCGATGCGTTCTTGCGGCCCGCTCTACAGTCTTCAGGGCGGCGCTCTTCGGCCCGATGAAGGAAGGCACGTCGTCCATAGCTGCCGTCGTGCTGATAGATGCCATGGATGCAGCGGTGTTCAAGGC TGTGTTAGGGTTCATCTACAGCGACTCGCTGCCAGTGCCGACACAGGATGAGAATGAGGGCGATCTGCTGCAGCACCTGCTCGTCGCGGCGGATCCATATGATATCACGAGACTGAAGGCGATGTGCGAGAAGAATCTGTGCGAGCACATCGACGTGAGCACGGTGGCAACCATCCTGGCGCTCGCCGACCAGCACCGCTGCGATGGTCTGAAACAGACGTGCTATCAATATCTCCGCTGCCCGGCGAACCTGAGCGCCGTCGTGGCAACGGACGGCTTTGATCATCTCTACAGGAGCTGCCCGGATCTTATGAAGGACATGATGCTGGCCATGCTGCCGCCTATGTAG
- the LOC125519494 gene encoding BTB/POZ and MATH domain-containing protein 2-like, whose amino-acid sequence MSSTGESIFTGGKLLDDDATPIINAGATSGYHYLVVEGHSRCRGSICSRIFIIGGQHWFIYYYPHADGGLITLQLCLLEGSVDPVKAQFEFTFVEEKDKKELARSRIHGEIFEFRGRYDHHKKVLKREVSEKYVKDDCFIIRCDVVVVGEPPSMQENFTELLLSGLGTDIVFGVGGETFAAHRCVLAARSAVFRALLFSPMKEGTPSTTSVVQIDDMDAAVFKAMLGFMYGDSLPDENEGVLMQHLFVAADRYDLPLLRARCEEMLCKHIGVSTAATILVLADQHGCDKLKTACYGFLGCPANLKAVVQTEGFEHLQRSCLHLMKDIILRMLP is encoded by the coding sequence ATGTCTTCCACAGGTGAATCCATCTTCACCGGCGGCAAGCTCCTCGACGACGACGCCACCCCCATCATCAACGCCGGCGCGACCAGTGGGTACCACTATCTTGTCGTTGAAGGCCACTCGCGCTGCCGTGGATCCATCTGCTCTCGCATTTTCATCATCGGCGGCCAACATTGGTTCATCTACTACTACCCCCACGCCGACGGCGGACTCATAACACTTCAGCTTTGCCTCTTAGAGGGCAGCGTAGATCCCGTGAAGGCACAGTTCGAGTTCACTTTCGTTGAAGAAAAAGATAAGAAAGAACTGGCACGTTCACGCATCCATGGTGAAATATTTGAGTTCCGGGGCCGGTACGACCACCATAAGAAGGTTCTGAAAAGAGAGGTCTCGGAGAAGTACGTCAAGGACGACTGTTTCATCATCCGGTGCGATGTCGTGGTCGTCGGAGAACCGCCGTCCATGCAGGAGAATTTCACTGAACTTCTACTTTCTGGGTTGGGCACGGACATTGTGTTCGGGGTCGGTGGCGAGACGTTCGCCGCCCACCGGTGCGTACTTGCGGCCCGCTCTGCCGTCTTTAGGGCGTTGCTCTTCAGCCCCATGAAGGAAGGCACGCCGTCGACCACCTCTGTCGTGCAAATAGACGACATGGATGCTGCAGTATTCAAGGCGATGCTTGGGTTTATGTACGGCGACTCTCTGCCGGATGAGAATGAGGGCGTCCTTATGCAACACCTGTTCGTCGCGGCGGATAGGTATGACCTCCCGTTGCTTAGGGCAAGGTGCGAGGAGATGCTGTGCAAGCACATTGGCGTGAGCACGGCAGCAACCATTCTGGTGCTCGCCGACCAGCATGGCTGTGACAAGTTGAAGACGGCGTGCTATGGTTTCCTCGGCTGTCCCGCGAACCTGAAGGCTGTCGTGCAGACTGAAGGGTTTGAACATCTGCAGAGGAGCTGCCTCCATCTTATGAAGGACATTATCCTTAGGATGCTGCCCTAG